One window of the Crassaminicella thermophila genome contains the following:
- a CDS encoding class I SAM-dependent methyltransferase gives MPVFNQLFDEWAANYDETVYGNNNEYIEVFANYNNILETISQKIEDKKDGHILEIGTGTGNLTRLLYQKNFHVTGIEPSQEMRKIFKSKLPNVEILDGHFLSVPVKNKVDAIVTSYAFHHLTWEEKKAALIYLDSILNEKGRMIIADTMFESLAYKSNLLKYVASMKSFKLLNDLNTEYYECVEDICQLFKEQNYSFETIKMNKYVWIISAEKGGF, from the coding sequence ATGCCGGTATTTAACCAACTATTTGATGAATGGGCAGCTAATTATGATGAAACAGTATATGGTAATAATAATGAATATATTGAAGTTTTTGCAAATTATAACAACATATTAGAAACAATATCGCAAAAAATAGAAGATAAGAAAGATGGACATATACTTGAAATAGGAACAGGAACAGGAAATCTGACAAGATTGCTGTACCAAAAGAATTTTCATGTTACAGGAATTGAACCTTCCCAAGAAATGAGGAAAATATTTAAATCAAAACTTCCGAATGTGGAAATATTAGATGGACATTTTTTATCTGTACCAGTGAAAAACAAAGTGGATGCAATTGTAACTTCTTATGCGTTTCATCACCTTACATGGGAAGAAAAGAAAGCAGCACTTATATATCTAGACAGTATTTTGAATGAAAAAGGAAGGATGATTATTGCGGATACCATGTTTGAATCATTAGCGTATAAATCGAATCTATTAAAATACGTAGCATCTATGAAATCCTTTAAATTATTAAATGATTTGAATACAGAATACTACGAATGTGTAGAAGATATATGCCAATTATTTAAAGAACAAAATTATAGTTTTGAAACAATTAAAATGAATAAATATGTTTGGATTATATCAGCAGAAAAGGGAGGTTTTTAA
- a CDS encoding TlpA family protein disulfide reductase, with the protein MNKKGIMIMLLGIVMVAGFFVMTKANKPEIVQEKNSQNNMEEYDQEKTIDIEVGKPAPDFTLENLQGESVSLSDFRGKNVLVNFWATWCPYCVKEMPDLNKLYIENKENDFVVLAVDVGESKEDVEKYLEGKSYEFPVLLDKDGSISIKYMVRGLPTSFMIDKEGNIRAIKMSMMTYPEMKEMLEGVEGK; encoded by the coding sequence GTGAATAAAAAGGGTATTATGATTATGCTATTAGGAATTGTAATGGTTGCAGGTTTTTTTGTTATGACTAAGGCTAACAAGCCAGAGATAGTACAAGAGAAGAATTCACAAAACAACATGGAAGAATATGATCAAGAAAAAACAATAGACATTGAAGTAGGAAAACCAGCTCCTGATTTTACTTTAGAAAATCTACAAGGAGAATCGGTAAGCTTAAGTGATTTCAGAGGAAAAAACGTGTTAGTAAATTTTTGGGCTACATGGTGTCCTTATTGTGTAAAGGAAATGCCTGATTTAAATAAATTATATATAGAAAATAAAGAGAATGATTTTGTAGTGTTGGCAGTAGATGTGGGAGAATCAAAAGAAGATGTAGAAAAATATTTGGAAGGGAAATCCTATGAATTCCCTGTTTTGCTCGATAAAGATGGAAGTATTTCTATCAAATATATGGTTCGAGGGCTTCCTACATCTTTTATGATAGATAAAGAGGGAAATATAAGAGCTATTAAAATGAGTATGATGACATATCCTGAAATGAAGGAAATGCTAGAGGGTGTAGAAGGAAAATAG
- a CDS encoding cytochrome c biogenesis CcdA family protein: MMNVSTPIALGAGFLSFFSPCILPLIPAYITYITGTTFEDELADKKLFAFTRTLGFVIGFSIIFIVMGISASFIGKLFIRHKELFRKVSSMLIIFFGLNMMGVLKIKLLNKEIRMKAPKNISNWFGSIFMGMAFGAGWTPCFGAVLGAILVYASSTSTVAKGFYLLLAYSIGMGIPFIITSLVIHKFSGLMMKYERYLPYITKLSGIILVIFGILVFFNKMSIISTFFI; encoded by the coding sequence ATGATGAACGTTTCCACACCTATAGCATTAGGGGCAGGATTCTTATCTTTTTTCTCGCCTTGTATATTACCACTTATTCCAGCTTATATTACTTATATAACGGGTACTACTTTTGAAGATGAGCTTGCGGATAAAAAATTATTTGCATTTACAAGAACCCTTGGATTTGTGATAGGTTTTTCAATAATTTTTATAGTGATGGGCATATCAGCCAGTTTTATAGGGAAATTGTTTATAAGACATAAAGAGCTTTTTCGGAAGGTAAGCAGTATGCTTATTATCTTTTTTGGACTGAATATGATGGGAGTACTAAAAATAAAATTATTAAATAAAGAAATAAGAATGAAAGCACCAAAAAATATTTCTAACTGGTTTGGCTCAATTTTTATGGGGATGGCTTTTGGGGCAGGATGGACCCCATGTTTTGGAGCAGTATTAGGAGCGATCCTTGTTTATGCTTCATCAACGAGCACTGTGGCAAAAGGATTTTATTTATTACTTGCTTATTCTATAGGAATGGGGATACCATTTATCATTACTTCGCTTGTGATTCATAAATTTAGTGGATTGATGATGAAATATGAAAGATATTTACCATATATAACAAAACTTAGTGGAATTATACTGGTTATTTTTGGGATTCTTGTATTTTTCAATAAAATGAGCATTATAAGCACGTTTTTTATATAA
- a CDS encoding ABC transporter ATP-binding protein produces the protein MRNLVYPIKVNNLSWYFGESKVLKNISTSIEENKFTCIIGPNGSGKSTFLRNILKLLEPKKKSIYVYNEDIVKLRYKDLAKKIASVPQNTMVDFDFTVMDIVLMGRSPHLRRFEAESKKDFEIAEKAMKITNIWHLKDRGINRISGGERQRAIIARALAQESDILILDEPISHLDIHHQIDVLNIAKELCDKKNLTVIAVLHDLNFAIQYSDYLILFHEGKIVAEGLPEKVITQENIKHVYNIDVYMMKNPLNGKPHIIPIVR, from the coding sequence GTGAGAAATTTGGTATATCCTATTAAGGTAAATAATTTAAGTTGGTATTTTGGAGAAAGCAAAGTATTAAAAAATATTAGTACAAGTATAGAGGAAAATAAATTTACATGTATTATAGGTCCAAATGGTTCTGGGAAATCAACTTTTTTAAGAAATATATTGAAGCTATTAGAGCCAAAGAAAAAATCTATTTATGTCTATAATGAAGACATTGTTAAGTTAAGATATAAAGATTTAGCAAAAAAAATTGCATCTGTTCCTCAAAATACAATGGTAGATTTTGATTTTACGGTCATGGATATTGTCTTAATGGGGAGAAGTCCTCATTTAAGAAGATTTGAGGCAGAAAGCAAAAAAGACTTTGAAATTGCAGAAAAAGCAATGAAAATAACTAATATATGGCATTTAAAAGATAGAGGAATTAATAGAATTAGTGGAGGGGAAAGGCAAAGAGCAATTATTGCTAGGGCCCTAGCACAGGAGTCAGATATTCTAATATTGGATGAGCCTATTTCTCATCTTGACATACACCATCAAATTGATGTTTTAAATATTGCAAAAGAGTTGTGTGATAAGAAGAATCTTACAGTGATTGCAGTGTTGCATGATTTGAATTTTGCTATACAATATAGTGATTATTTGATACTTTTTCATGAAGGAAAAATTGTTGCAGAGGGCTTACCAGAAAAAGTGATTACTCAGGAGAATATAAAGCATGTGTATAATATTGATGTATACATGATGAAAAATCCTTTAAATGGAAAACCTCATATTATTCCTATTGTACGTTAG
- a CDS encoding FecCD family ABC transporter permease codes for MTYIQKRRYYWKFFIVIFALLCICIFFVSTLGVAKISFAEAYRILLRNVPLIGRYISIDDIKESKKLIILNIRFPRILLSALVGMALAGAGAVFQGIFKNPMADPYVLGVSSGAAFGATIAIIFGLEEIFIGFRAITVMAFVGAILATLTVYNLSKIGSKTPIVTLLLAGIALSFLLSSLISLLMTFHREQVERIVFWTMGSFSAASWKHVRIAAPIILIGCIFFTMFGRDLNVMLMGEETAKSLGIEVERIKKVLLVAASIVAASAVSVSGIIGFVGLVIPHIGRLIIGPDHRVLIPFTLISGAIFMVVADTLARILIPPAEIPVGVITSLVGAPFFIYLLYKNKKQNSMG; via the coding sequence ATGACTTATATACAAAAAAGAAGATATTATTGGAAATTTTTCATAGTTATTTTTGCACTATTATGTATATGCATTTTCTTTGTGAGTACTCTTGGAGTTGCTAAGATATCTTTTGCTGAGGCATATAGAATATTATTGAGAAATGTACCATTAATAGGAAGATATATTTCGATAGATGATATTAAAGAATCAAAAAAATTGATTATCTTAAATATTAGATTTCCAAGAATTTTACTATCTGCTTTGGTTGGCATGGCATTAGCAGGAGCTGGAGCAGTATTTCAGGGGATATTTAAAAATCCAATGGCAGATCCTTATGTACTCGGGGTATCTTCAGGAGCTGCTTTTGGTGCAACTATTGCAATAATATTTGGACTGGAAGAAATATTCATAGGTTTTAGGGCAATAACCGTTATGGCTTTTGTTGGTGCTATTTTAGCAACATTAACTGTTTATAATCTATCTAAAATAGGGAGCAAGACACCTATAGTGACACTTTTACTTGCTGGTATAGCTTTAAGCTTTTTATTATCATCTTTGATATCGTTATTAATGACGTTTCATAGAGAACAAGTTGAGAGGATTGTTTTTTGGACTATGGGGAGCTTTTCTGCTGCAAGCTGGAAACATGTAAGGATTGCTGCTCCTATTATTTTGATAGGATGTATATTTTTTACTATGTTTGGTAGAGATTTAAACGTTATGCTTATGGGGGAGGAAACGGCAAAAAGCTTAGGGATAGAAGTGGAGAGGATAAAAAAAGTATTGCTTGTCGCAGCTTCTATAGTAGCAGCATCAGCTGTTTCAGTAAGTGGGATTATTGGATTTGTAGGATTAGTTATACCTCATATTGGAAGATTAATAATAGGGCCTGATCACAGGGTATTGATTCCTTTTACATTGATTAGTGGAGCAATATTTATGGTTGTAGCAGATACTTTAGCAAGAATACTTATTCCGCCGGCTGAAATTCCAGTAGGAGTAATCACATCTTTAGTGGGGGCACCATTTTTTATTTATCTTCTTTATAAGAATAAAAAGCAAAATTCAATGGGGTGA